atactgtttaaaaaggacaaaaaaaatatttataaatcttAGGTGTTACCAAAAATGCAAAAGTCCATTTATATCTaatttaacataattttataatatactgCACTTACGTTTTATAGTGATTTTatggtatatatttatgtttttgtatatataaaaaattgtttattgtatatattatatagtaaCATTATCTGTAATAAAAGAACGAAAACTGAAAAGTGTGAGAAAAGGAACAAGTAATGAAATAAGTGTGTTcataaatatgatatatatacatatatatacaataaaataataaaaatataataatgttaattttttttagttctaAAATGGGGATAtaaatttatctatttttactcttttttaattttttatatatacgctTAGAATATAGTACTTCTTCAGAACAGTAGTGTAAAGTTATATTTCAGAtgtttacaatattttttggtGCTCatcatattattacaattaatGTTCTCTTTTCAATAACGTATAAGgtttagaaaaattttaGCACAATATATTATCGTTGTTAAAAGTTTGTTTaatagaatattatttatttatatatttatgtaggTTTATTATAGAGTAGCAGTAAAATATGTTCCTCACACCTAGCacctttataaaaataaataaaaaataataatttcttcttaaaatttttaatagaaaaagtAATGTATCACATATActagtatattatattgttatttgttttaattgGTTATATGAATGTTATATcctgtatattattaataaatttgttaccatttaatatatttttatataatgaaaaagtatgaaatatttttttaacattattttcCATTCCCTTTctctctaatttttttttttttttacttcaataatatttcttttaattacatataattaattaaaaatatataaaataactaaatacctgaatatattttttttttttttaaataacggtataaattaaacttaaattaatatcatatttttgaaataatatgatagaaaaataaaaaaaataaatatataagtgattttaaaatatatatttattcgtACAAAAGATGGTAACCtataaaaaagattttttaattgtgtTATTGATTACAAAAGTGGGAATGTATCCAAAGTGTAactaacaatttttttataatttacataacACAGaatgttgttttttttgattattattacttttattatatcgtTACGATAATTAGtattttactaaaaatgattatttatcaagaatataatgtttataaaataaaaattattaacatgaaaaaataattaaaattaaaaattgttttaacCTCTATAGTAATAcattattacaaatatactGTATACATTCTATATTATATCGaaagttaaatattttcaaataataggaaatgaaatttttttctcttcatttATCATGAAAAGGAttcacaaaaatattatttaattagtacactaaatgaaataataaaataatgtattagaataattactaataaatttaaatcattttattttaatgaaagtttattttttataaatattgttaaggtaaacattttataatacctttttaaatgtatatttttttttttatatatgttgcATAATTCATTACAGTTATATACATTTCATTGAGTAATTACgaagaaattattaattttttatttttatttttaaatatactaaCGTACaccattattaatatattatattattattaatttttttttttttccaaatatattaataatatcaaaGATGTATATCAAGGAACAAAATATCAAATCTctgtttttaattaaaatttctatgcttattctttttacttGGTTATGCCATTTTATAAATGACAtggtatgataatattatataaggaaATTGTTgggtatatattttgttagtgttttttttttttttataaatactactttttataatggaattatttattctattaaataaaaaatatttacatttttcttttttctagaATGGGTTTATCAAGTCTTCGGATGAAAGTTACACTCTTGGTAgcgttttaaaaaaaagaacttaTAGATTACTAGCTGAATATAAAGAGGGTAAGGGCTCAAATATTGTAGTATTAAAAGATATGCCAAATTATAAAGagtgtaaaaataaagataaatctaataataaaaaagggggAATACGAAAAAACGGAAAACCCAATAAATCATTAAGTAAGAAGAGATTCTATACAAAACTTACGGATTATAATGATGGAATGTCTGATAGaaaatatttccattttgaaaaaaaatggattagaaaaaaacattatgaGCTCTTCCAAGAAcagaataaaagaattagtgataaaaatttaaaaaaaataaaatttagaagtTACGGATTTGCAGTtgctgttttttttcttttttttttgtttggaATAGGATTCCCTATATTACAAGGTTTGGAGCTGCTTAAGCCTCTACAGACGCAGCTTCTAGGGATATTAAGTGAGATCATAGGTAATCCCACTGTAGTACAACACTTTATTTGTTCAATATTTTATGGAGtacttataataatattagctataataattataataactaTTCCTAAGatcttaataaataatgaaaaatataaaaaatataagttgttggatggaaaataaataattagtaTGTATTATCATGTCAGGAAGTTATTAATATGAAGTAACAACTATAATATCTTTAGATATATGTTCTTTGTAAACATAGCTACAATTGAAGTAATTTTATAGatgcatgtgtgtatatCATATCATGTTTTTACGAAAAGTAAGAAATTATGTTCTTAACTTTTTTGTGAGTTTGAAAGTTTTAaagattttaattttttattataaattactgcttgaaaataattaaatattattgcttaatatatatatttgttcattaaaatagatacatatatagaatatatatagtagAATTAGAAttagtatataataaaaaaattaatataatttcatgGATATActgtaataaattatattttaaatgaaaaaatattgtgtCCTATTTGTTATCTTGTTCTggtttaaaattattatttgtatataaattgaGGAAACTATATAATTAGgtttttattaaaagtaaatatgtcttttttttgtatttatttggGAAAAGTGAacgtattatataatactgatatatatatatgactagaaagtatatttttacttaaattttgaaacctgaataatttaaactaaaaactaaattacaaataatttacttatattacaagaaatataaaattatgcacaaacaattttttaaaaagtaatgaaaaaaaaataaaattaatatattatataattgtattggtggaatatatttttttacatctgaacatataaaattttattaacattcgtattattataataaatttataaaattaatattttatagtaaATACTTCTTTCTcactttttattaaacttAGATTAATTTATCagataattttatgtatattaatttaaaagaattgtATTATCCAAAGCAGCagaacaaaataacaaaaaaattttactagGAATATCAATAAATAGtgcatattaatataaaataataacagaTATAATTATGAGGAAATAAAAGTATAGGATCATGTTAAACGTTCGCGAAATGCATAGGGAATGAAGAGCGAAGAGCCTCAAGAGTCCAGCTTGTAGAGACTGGATTTAGGACTGGAATTATGAGTACAATTAAGCTTGCAGTTAAATCATAAACTGAAGGTAATGCTAACCCAGTAAGGCAGTATGAAattgtgtattttttttgactTTTTTGCTTATCATGTGCAgtataattctttttgttttcataattaaaaaaattacatttattcCAGGAGCTCATATGGTGTACAGATGATCTATATTTTGAgtgcaattttttaaagatttgGATATGTATTTATTGTTCTGAATATTATCAGAAAGTTCTTATTTTggagtttttattttaaaattattcttaaaattaaaatcttTATGTTTTTGAGGTTTTTTAGGTTGCATTAAATAATTCAGTTTATTGTGATAAGAATCATCCTATACTGATTCGTTATCTTGTTCTTGAAAAaggttattattttttaatgcatgctgtttttttttcaattgcTTCAGTACTTtcgtattttaaattatttattctttcttttaaaaatttatatttatctccATCCGATGCTCTTGTTTCACTAGTTAACAATCTTCCAAATTTAACAGTTAATATGTCATTTCGGTTCAAATCCTTGTTCCATGATTTATCCCAGTTGGCTGAGTAATGTTGAAGATTCATATGAAATAttccaaaaatatatatttatatattatatgaataaaatattattcccATAGagaaacataaaataaaaaaaaaagaaaagaaatcgTAGTATAATTACTATGATACGAGATCAGCGTATTTGAATATCCATATTAGacaggaaaaaattaaagctttaatgaaaaagataagCAATTTCGCATTCTgttttataatgtatttttttgaagttgtaaaaacttatatataatttacaaggtatatttgttttttttgaaaagtaTGAGTAAATGATTAATCTATAActtgttttaattatttactattttgtCGATATAACAagtctttatatttttttattaaaaaaaaatataactgtaGTGCGTACTGAAGTACAAGAAAAAAgttacaattaaaaaaaatatattttgataaaggctataattaaaaatattattaatttatattattcaaatgaaaaaaataaaaaacgatTTAATAAGTATTTTAAGGGTAatattgtattaatataataacacaacatacaaaaattttatttttaaaaaatatatatatatatatatatatatatacgtatcaTTTATTGATCAATTATTTCCTTAAGGAGGATATGAAATTAGGTAAAATTctagtaataaaatatacattagaATACCttcgaaaaatattttaagaacAATTAAGGATAGTTCcgttgttaaaaaatattatggaaatttttttataaattttctacTAACTATCCtgttgtaattatttttgatatgaatttggtaaaaattattaatcaaaaagaagaaaaaatatatatatgaataacaaaattattatatattcaatttacattatatatattattagataTTAATAGATTTGATCATgagtaattaataaaaactaaGATGACAAAATGTAAtcatttaacatatatttatttttattgttaatttataaataatatatgaaatttttattttgtataataatttagcTTCGTGTTCTCTTAATTCTAAGCAgaatatgtatgtttatatgtaaagTCAGAAATACCAGTAACGTAGCgacaaaaagaatattaaaaccataaaattttaactgTAATTATTTGTCTTTTTGTAAGTGTTTC
This genomic interval from Plasmodium brasilianum strain Bolivian I chromosome Unknown PB_00_04, whole genome shotgun sequence contains the following:
- a CDS encoding fam-m protein, yielding MYIKEQNIKSLFLIKISMLILFTWLCHFINDMNGFIKSSDESYTLGSVLKKRTYRLLAEYKEGKGSNIVVLKDMPNYKECKNKDKSNNKKGGIRKNGKPNKSLSKKRFYTKLTDYNDGMSDRKYFHFEKKWIRKKHYELFQEQNKRISDKNLKKIKFRSYGFAVAVFFLFFLFGIGFPILQGLELLKPLQTQLLGILSEIIGNPTVVQHFICSIFYGVLIIILAIIIIITIPKILINNEKYKKYKLLDGK